CCTCGCCGCCATGTCCCCCACCACGCTGGCCGTGCGCGCCATCCCCGCGCTGCTCGACGGCGCCGACGCGCAGGCGCTCGCGCGGGCCGTGCTGGCCGATCTGCGCCAGTACGGCGGCTCTCGCGTGCTTACCGAGCGTCAGCACGAACTGCTCGGCACGCTCGCCTGCCACACGGCGGTGCGTGCCAACCGGCGACTGACGCACGAGGAAATGAACGCTTTGCTGCGTCAGATGGAGGCGACCGAACGGGCCGACCAATGCAATCACGGACGCCCCACCTGGTACCAGCTCACGCTCGGCGACCTCGACAGGTTATTCATGCGCGGACGTTGAGCGGTTCATGAACGCAAATCCCCCGATCGTCTGTCTGCTGGGCCCGACGGCATCCGGCAAGACCGCCGCCGCCCTTGCCCTCGCACAAGACACCCCGCTGGAGATTATCAGCGTCGATTCCGCCCTCGTGTATCGCGAGATGGACATCGGCACGGCAAAACCGAGTGCCGAAGAACTCGCCGCCGTGCCGCATCACCTGATCGACATCATCGATCCGCGCGACACCTATTGCGCCGCGCAGTTTCGCGAAGACACGCTGCGTCTGGTCGACGGCATCGCCGCGCGCGGACGCCGCGCGTTACTCGTCGGCGGCACCATGCTCTACTACAAGGCGCTCACGCAAGGTCTCTCGCCGCTGCCGGCTGCCGATGCGGATGTGCGGGCGGCACTTGACGAGGACGCCGCGCGCGACGGCTGGCCGGCGCTTCACGCGCGGCTCGCCAGCGTCGATCCCGCAACGGCGGCGCGTCTCGCCCCGAACGACTCGCAGCGCATTCAGCGCGCGCTGGAGATCTTCCTGCTGTCGGGCAAGCCGATGTCGCAGTGGCTCGCCGAACAGGCACCCGCACGGGACACGGCGTCGCCACACACATTCGTGCCCGTGGCGCTGGAGCCAGGCGAGCGTTCGATACTGCATGCGCGCATTGCCGAGCGTTTCCGCCTGATGCTCGCCGCCGGTTTCATCGAAGAAGTCGAACGCCTGCGGGCGCGAGGCGATCTCGATCCCGGCTTACCCTCGATGCGTTGCGTAGGCTACCGTCAGGTGTGGGAATACCTCGACGGCAAGACCGACTACGACACCATGCGCGATAAGGGCATCTTCGCCACGCGTCAGTTGTGCAAACGGCAACTGACGTGGCTGCGTTCGATGCCCGAGCGTCACATCGTCGACTGCACCGCCCCCGACGCGACGCAACGCGCCCTGGCCACCGTGCGCAATCTCTGGCAAGCCTGACCCTTGCCTGCCCGCGCTGCGCCGCCCCCGAGGTCGGCGCAGCCCCTCCCTCTCCGTTGAAACCCTGACAGCTTTCCGGTTTGCACGTCGATTTTGATATGCTAATTTGCATATTAACGTTTCGATCAATGCAAAATTGCATCGAATCCACGATACCGGGAAGGGTGCCAATGACGCAGACTTCGATGGAGCCGAGTGGGGTGGCGGGTCATGTGTTGCGCAGGCCGGCAAGCGGCCCGCGACGCGTGCCGATTGCGAAATGGGCGATGCGTGCGGGGATCGCGCTGATCTATCTGTTCATGCTCAGCCCGCTGATCTTCGTCGTCTGGCTGAGTTTTTTCAAAGACGCGATCATCACCTTCCCGCCCAGCGGCTACACGCTGTCGTGGTACGTCAACGCCTGGCGCAACGCCGCCTTTGCCGACGGTTTCCTGCTCTCGCTCCAACTCGCCGCCTGCGCCGCCATCGGGGGCGTGATGCTCGGTGTCACGGCGTCGCTCGCCCTCGCCCGCTACCGCTTCCCCGGCCGCCGCACGCTCGGCAACGTGCTGCTTTTGCCGCTCGTCGTGCCGGGCATCGTCGCGGGCATTGCGACCTATCTGTTCTATCTGCGCGCCGAGAACGCCCTCGACATGGACATCGTCGGCACGTTCGGCGGCCTTGTGATCGCGCACGTCTGTCTGACCATTCCGTGGACGATGCGCCTGGTGGGCGCGAGCCTCGCGCAGATCGACGGCACCATTGAAGAAGCAGCGCGCAATCTTGGCGCGGGGCCGTGGCGCACGCTCTGGCGCGTAACGCTGCCGATGCTGCGGCCAGCCATCGTCGCGGCCGTGCTGTTCAGTTTCATCGTGTCGTTCGAGAACCTCGAACTCACGCTGCCGCTGGTGGGACCGGGCAAGACGACGTTGCCCATCGCGATCATGCAGTACCTCGAATTCAATCTCGATCCGACGATTGCCGCGGTCTCCGCCGCGCAGATCGTGTTGCTCGGCATCGTTATGCTGATCACCGATCGCTTCGTCAAACTCAGCCAGGTGATCTGACATGGCCAACGTCTCGCTGCGCAACCTGCGC
This is a stretch of genomic DNA from Pandoraea faecigallinarum. It encodes these proteins:
- a CDS encoding ABC transporter permease encodes the protein MTQTSMEPSGVAGHVLRRPASGPRRVPIAKWAMRAGIALIYLFMLSPLIFVVWLSFFKDAIITFPPSGYTLSWYVNAWRNAAFADGFLLSLQLAACAAIGGVMLGVTASLALARYRFPGRRTLGNVLLLPLVVPGIVAGIATYLFYLRAENALDMDIVGTFGGLVIAHVCLTIPWTMRLVGASLAQIDGTIEEAARNLGAGPWRTLWRVTLPMLRPAIVAAVLFSFIVSFENLELTLPLVGPGKTTLPIAIMQYLEFNLDPTIAAVSAAQIVLLGIVMLITDRFVKLSQVI
- the miaA gene encoding tRNA (adenosine(37)-N6)-dimethylallyltransferase MiaA, coding for MNANPPIVCLLGPTASGKTAAALALAQDTPLEIISVDSALVYREMDIGTAKPSAEELAAVPHHLIDIIDPRDTYCAAQFREDTLRLVDGIAARGRRALLVGGTMLYYKALTQGLSPLPAADADVRAALDEDAARDGWPALHARLASVDPATAARLAPNDSQRIQRALEIFLLSGKPMSQWLAEQAPARDTASPHTFVPVALEPGERSILHARIAERFRLMLAAGFIEEVERLRARGDLDPGLPSMRCVGYRQVWEYLDGKTDYDTMRDKGIFATRQLCKRQLTWLRSMPERHIVDCTAPDATQRALATVRNLWQA